The Magallana gigas chromosome 6, xbMagGiga1.1, whole genome shotgun sequence genome includes the window GCTCTTCTAAAAACAGAAATTGGGTTGTATTACTGTTAGCTCGTACCATACAACCACAAGCACTTCTTTCTGCAATGAGGTTAAACCccatagtataataataataacacaagGATTCTTACTCCTAATTACATGGGGTATAACACTTCCGTTAATGGCAATTTACTTTGCTTTCAGAGGAAAAACagcaaataaatgtttatttccaTTCATCTTTTGGATAATTAActacaaaattatgttttgaattttgctaTGAAGTAAATTTCATTGCAGAAGTGCCTGTGCAAAAAACACATGCCAGTATTTCTAAGCAATATTTTTTCCTGCAAAATAATAAGCATCACAATggcttaaatataaatataaagatatgtGATTACCccataataaatgtattttacaacTGTTTAGAAGTTTAAAGCTAATAATATCCATCTCTAAAGTTAAAGATAATAATCCCATTACCTTTGACCTCTGTATGAATAGGCTGTACAACTTTAGGTGGGAACTTTTTAGCAAGTTCTCCCAACAAATTATCCACTCTCTGTCTCTGAAAGAAAGAACTTGGCTcctctttctttttcttgtcAGAAGATTCTTTTTTCTCTGTAACAAAATATGATGAATGAGAGAAAAATACTTTTCGAATTAATTAGTCAAAATGAAATATCGAACTGGATCCTTATTTCACTAAGACAAGGTAAAACAAACAGTTTGGAaattatatgtaatttaaaacacaaaccTGGTTCCTCTTTTTCTGAAAACTCCCAGGAGTATCCCTTTGATGGATGATATCGAGAATAGGACATTGCTGATGAGAAAACATGAAAAGGCTCcgaattaaattatcattaataaTCTTCGAAATGTTTTACATTCACTGAAAGTTTCCCtgatttcattataaaaaaaaacttcttttttttcaaatcaaaaaacactgattttaaaacttcaaaaatatttaatatattaagattTTGAAGCATTTTTATAATATCCAAAAGTAGTAATTTTTAACTTGATCTATTCCTACACTGTTAAAACATGTTCTATTCTTTGCCatcaattctattatttaccttatgaaaataatatatttggtaccctaacaaacaaaaaaaagaattttctcaACAAATATGCAATATAACAATCAAATACAGTAAATTTACCTTCATCAAAAGCTGACTGGAGACTGGAGACTGTGTTCAACTATTGGTAAAAGAGAaacaaagatacatgtatatatcaattgaCCCGACTTAATTtactaaaatgtaaatatatgtacaagaaATGAATTTCTCAAACATTAATAAAGAGGTTACCGTAACTTCATTTGGTCAATTTTTGTAGTTATGAACAATGATATTGGCCATTTTGTAGTTATGAACTATAATATTGGCCAATTTTGTAgttatgaaatatgatattggCCATTCTATAGTTATGAAATATGATTGGCAAATTTTTGTGGTTATGAACTATGATTACTTTAAGTGTCATAGTTCAAGAATCTGGTCTGACTTACCAGTCTGGCGTTGATGACAGAGTAGAGATCAGGTGCTAGATGGACCACTCCATTTACAATGTAGTAATCTGCTAATGGGGTCACTGTAAACCAAATTCCAAACATTATAAATCCTTAATTTATTCTATGGGTAACAAAACAATATACAGTTTAACTTCGGTATCTCAAGCACCCGATATCTCTAATATAATGGATAATAGATATGTCGCAGTGATTTTCAAGTCCCAACTTCTTATTCTTTAAGTGATTTACCCTTGATATCATGAATACTTGGATATCTCTAAGTTTTTAACCCgtcccatctagtttgagataacgaGGTTTGACTGTATATTAATAGAATTCTATTGGTTGTGTAATTAGATACATCTTCTAATTTAACTCATTGTGTGTTCTATGTCATAAGAACTATGACAATGACacggaaaaataaaatcataccaCTTTAATTAATACAAATCATGGAGCATCTTTTTATCACGTTATGTCAccacatttttcaaaaacttattAAGCATGATATCTGCAGTATATTGAGGCATGTGATAAAGCAATATGAAAGCATGTAGACTACAATCAATATCACTTTGTTTTATACCTTGTGTAGGTGAAAATCTGTGTTGTTTTCTGATGACATAAAGAATTGGCTCCTGAACATGGAGCAATATAAATTCAATTCCCACCATGTTACTGTAagagaaaaataattgatattgaCTTCATCTCTATGCAattaaaataccggtatatctatTCATTCAAATTTACAGTTTCCCTTAATGATAAGATtgatattcaaataaataaataaacagaaatttATTAAGATCGATCTGTAAATCATTTCACGTTTCAATGCAAATTTACCATAAACAAACCCAAATAGGCCCccagaaaataatgttttgtttccCAGGCACTATAACAACTGCATGGTCAAATGATGTTGCACCGAATAATTTCATTGCCATTTTGAAAAGGGGATTACCTTTATTTTTGAATATGAATATCAAGTTTTTCCCCTTTGTAAGTTCTGCAATAAAACGAGTGCCCTTTTGCtgcattttcttaaaaattatttgccaaatttaaaatttatttgaccCCTGAGATGTTATTTTGCCTACTTGAGCTGCTCCTGACTGAGACGCTGGCTCTTGATGATCTGGTTGTTACACATGTGGTCATAGAATGGGTTACTACGCTCACAGAAATAGTCCAGTACATTGGTGGGGTTCAGGAGGGGCACCCAGGCACTGTCATACCAGCTCATCCCCAACAGGGGGTTTTCTGTCAAAGAAATCATCATCAACGTTTTAtagatttcattatttatagtCTGCCTTAAATCTTTTGATTAGTTCActttttgagaattttaaactaaaataatgaATAAGTTGACtgttcaaatgaaattaaaatgaaatccaattttttttcattaacatgTCATCTGATTTTACCTCAGGAAAAACTCACAGAAACATTGCAGATtcataatgaaaaatgttcaaccTCTTTCCTCTATTCAGAAGTACTAGGGACACcttgcacatttttttattattataaaatttgagGTATGTTCATGTaatttgcaatgcaaaatcacAAACATcatcaacattattttaaaaccctGTACTGAAACCATTCAAAGGAGATATATTGAATGCATATCATTTGAACCCTCTTGCATTAATGTTAGTAATTAAAAATAagtatcttgggacagagtcaAAGGTGcttgtttctgtaataaaagtaaTCACtttagtataataataacacaaggTTTTTAATTCTGAATTCTGTGGATTAATATCTTTTTCCGTGAATTGCATCCATTTTCGCTTTCGGACCAAATGCAACGGGAAAGTGCTTAATTACTATtactgtttacatgtacatttattctcTTCAATGATACCGATAATTGATCTACTAAATCATATATGGCatgcttacatttatttatttctatctgCATAAACAGCATAAAACCACTGAATACAGACTGGATAAGTTGTTTCACACCTATGCGGTAAGTCCTATATATGAACTGGTCTTGGGCTGAATAATAGGGTAAtttgtcatttgatttcatacCAAGTATGAGGTTTTGGGCAGGCTAAAAATATCGCAgattatgataaaacaaagcTTTTATCTGTTAAATAAGGTATACTTTTCTAATTATTTTGGTCGATATACACCATGGCGTGCTTAATTTTGGAATGTTTTAACACAgggtttttgtaaaaaaaaaataaattgtatttgttttttatttctgcaTTCTGCCTTATATGTCTGCCTGAGACCAGTGCATAGAGGTTTGTGGTAATGCATGAAACAACtttggagaaaagatgtaaacattttccttTGTAAATCATGTGTATCGGGTGCTGGTCACTTCGCCCCAAAGCCAAAGCGCCCCATGCACGACCGCCCCAAATTTTCTTGGTGCGCCCCAAGTGCAATTCACGAGCGCCCCGAGTGTAtgtcacgagcgccccaaatgttgctttttttcatgattaaattttttcacGTATATGTCAGGAGCGTTTTTTCTCCTTAAAGATATAGGAGTGTACCCTAGGGTACAAAAGTATCACCTCAAAACATAGTCCTATTTTCTTGCCATATATGCTTTCATTCATGCTATAGAAATAATCCATTGTCAGGAAAGTTAAAACACACATGTAAGCTGAGCCGAAAACCACATCGCTGTAAAATTGACATTCTAAATTGTACCAACACTTACCAAGACTCATTTCTAATGTGTAAAAGTCGTCTGCAATAgggataataaaaaaattctaattcagCAACTTGGCAAGGCTCTCTTGTCCGCCATTTTTAGATCACGTGATCGTTATTGAGCGGTTACTACTCATTTCGGTCTGTATTATTTCGGCACGACAATTATTATCAATAATGAGTTCTGCATCACTTTATTCTTACagctataaaaataaaacacacacacatcaCAAGGTATATTTCATCACACTCTCCCATAAAATGTCTGTAAAAGATAATGcatttgtttaatgtttttattgaaaactaaTTCATGAGAAATTGATAACAATAGAATATCTGATACATGATTTTCTGTTATGTTCAAAGATAACATCTAAATGGTcaagaaatcaaaacatgataAACTATCtggtttataaataaacaaagctTTTTACACACGCGTGGTTAAaggttttcataaattatcaaataaaaaccaTGTCGTTTCAATTAATatcaacaacatatttttaagaaagatTATTTTGCTTGCGAGAGACTGCATGGAACTAAAAATAATTGCagtcacacatacatgtacatgtaattactatTTAGAGggctttatatatttttttaacatttcaacGAATTTTGGtaataaggaaataaaatgtaattcttaaaaaataatttttacccACATGTATCGGTAGCTGGTATggattaaacaaacaaaataaaatgttgagaACTGGTATTAGCCCACTTTCATAAGAGTAAATGAATCTTATTTACTTATTGCAAAAGGAGTATCTAAAATCATAAAGATTTAATAAACAACAGATTTGTTTAACTGTTATACATTGTACAACAGTATAACATTAGAACTACACATCAATGCAACAACTACTAGAATGAATTCCACTTAAAGTTCTACTTAattcaacattttcaaaataattaacgGTAAGAATAATTCAGAATCACAACATGCTGttagttacatgtacagtacatatTCTTGGAATCCAGTGCTTCATTTTAAAGTTACGTCCAAACATCTTCTAAATATCTCCTCTCTAACCTTAGTTTGGTGATGAAAGATTTTGTCTCACTCTCTGTCATTTCTTTCTTCTCttgcaatattttcataaaagtttGATTCACATCTTTGGCCATGTTCTTGGCATCTCCACAAACATATATAACTGCTTTCTGATTGTAAATCAATTGGAGTACCTGCTCAGcatttcttttgatattgtCCTGGACATACTTTGGATCCTCTTGTGATATGGCTTCACGAGAAAATGAGACATAGAGTTTACTTAAAATATCCACCTTCTGTAGTCTCATCAGCTCTTCTTTGAATAAAAAGTCTTGTGACCTGTTCCTGCAaccaaagaaaagaaatatttctccGAATGCTTGGTCAGCAAATTTTGCTGAGTTTTTCTGCATCTCCCTGTGTTGAAGAAAGCCGACAAATGGTGCCACTCCTGTCCCTGGTCCAATCAAAATGAGTGGTATAGACACATCACTGGGCAAGCGGAAATACTGATTAGGTCTGGCGGAAATCTGTAACTGGAAGATTTCCGTATCAGTCCTATCTTCTGTTGACTCTTCCCTGATTTGATTCTGATTTGTCACCCTATCCAACATACCAGTACATACTCCTTGCCTTGCAAAACTCCTGCCATCGCCCTCAGGAATATTTATCACATTGAAGGCAATGTCTAGGTGTTGCGGTGTCTTCAGAGGTGAGCTGCAGGCTGAGTAAGGTCTTGGTTGTAATTTAGGAAGAGACTCGATCAACCTGTCAACATCAGGATTACAGGATGGGAATGCCAGGAGGAGATCTAAGATACTGATTTCAGGATTCCTAATAAAGCTTGTGTAGTCACCCATTCCCTGTTTACTGCACAGTTCCTGCAGCCTTCTTTTTTCCTGTGGATTTGTTGTTCCTTCGACAAGTTGTCGGATCACAGCTTTTTTGGGAGGTTCTCGTATGTCAATATTGTATGTGAATAAGCTCCTGAGGGTGGTAATGGTAGGAATGTGGAGTGGAATGGCCGCTTTGGCTTTCTTGGTGTCTTTCATCAGTTCTATTTGGCAGATAATGTCAGCTTTGTCTAGAACATTTAGTCTCTTTAGCAGCATTTCCACCTCTTTCTCTTCATTCTGACAATAAACTGAAACAGAATCTCCTGGCTGGTATTCAAACTCTTCACCAATTTTTAGTCTAAGTCTTAATGTTTTCTTCAGTGCTTCTTTTGAAGTCAAAATATCTGTTCGAATAACTGTTGCCTCTGAAATAGTTGTCACAGCTGATGAATTAGATGGAAGAAGAGATGGTTTCATATCTTgatcaatatcaaaattaatggAGAGGTAGGCTGCTGGAAGTAAAGGAACAGTGACTGCAGCATCACAGAGAGGTGCAATTGACTTTCTGAGTGATGGTTTTGTTGATTCTTCTAAGGTTATATCTCCAATGTGCTTTACTAAGTCTTCTGTTTCAT containing:
- the LOC105333104 gene encoding mediator of RNA polymerase II transcription subunit 6 isoform X1, with the translated sequence MISLTENPLLGMSWYDSAWVPLLNPTNVLDYFCERSNPFYDHMCNNQIIKSQRLSQEQLNNMVGIEFILLHVQEPILYVIRKQHRFSPTQVTPLADYYIVNGVVHLAPDLYSVINARLLNTVSSLQSAFDEAMSYSRYHPSKGYSWEFSEKEEPEKKESSDKKKKEEPSSFFQRQRVDNLLGELAKKFPPKVVQPIHTEVKEEPVKQEAVVKQEIKQEKPDDKANSIKPPPEKRAKLTR
- the LOC105333104 gene encoding mediator of RNA polymerase II transcription subunit 6 isoform X2 is translated as MSLENPLLGMSWYDSAWVPLLNPTNVLDYFCERSNPFYDHMCNNQIIKSQRLSQEQLNNMVGIEFILLHVQEPILYVIRKQHRFSPTQVTPLADYYIVNGVVHLAPDLYSVINARLLNTVSSLQSAFDEAMSYSRYHPSKGYSWEFSEKEEPEKKESSDKKKKEEPSSFFQRQRVDNLLGELAKKFPPKVVQPIHTEVKEEPVKQEAVVKQEIKQEKPDDKANSIKPPPEKRAKLTR
- the LOC105333103 gene encoding methionine synthase reductase; translated protein: MPLKRKRFLLLYGSQTGQADAITEEILDNSAAHGLECERHCLSQAEKKFTLEKETCVVIVTSTTGDGEPPETALKFFRRLKKKTHSSDYLSHLNYALLGLGDSNYTNFCNAGKTLDKRLEELGAKRFYLSGWADDAVGLEQVVEPWIEGLFPALLKFLSFNCPDFSGTSQITEICEIEVERSHFDKDGESSDKKIETKITESNGRFKEKESQAKNTTDSTEPNIDKFESESSSTISNGKGLNETEDLVKHIGDITLEESTKPSLRKSIAPLCDAAVTVPLLPAAYLSINFDIDQDMKPSLLPSNSSAVTTISEATVIRTDILTSKEALKKTLRLRLKIGEEFEYQPGDSVSVYCQNEEKEVEMLLKRLNVLDKADIICQIELMKDTKKAKAAIPLHIPTITTLRSLFTYNIDIREPPKKAVIRQLVEGTTNPQEKRRLQELCSKQGMGDYTSFIRNPEISILDLLLAFPSCNPDVDRLIESLPKLQPRPYSACSSPLKTPQHLDIAFNVINIPEGDGRSFARQGVCTGMLDRVTNQNQIREESTEDRTDTEIFQLQISARPNQYFRLPSDVSIPLILIGPGTGVAPFVGFLQHREMQKNSAKFADQAFGEIFLFFGCRNRSQDFLFKEELMRLQKVDILSKLYVSFSREAISQEDPKYVQDNIKRNAEQVLQLIYNQKAVIYVCGDAKNMAKDVNQTFMKILQEKKEMTESETKSFITKLRLERRYLEDVWT